In a genomic window of Acidobacteriota bacterium:
- a CDS encoding DUF1552 domain-containing protein → MMIFKKAIPRRAFLSGVGAAIALPFLDSMVPAFAGALDTAATPALRIGFTYLPNGIIRDQWLPATEGTGFESTPILSQWDKVRDQTLILSGLDGGKEFVGGHVRGSAMWLTGAEPKKSINDVYCGVSVDQMIAREFGKSTQLDSLELCIEDAAEIAGQSQGGYNAAYTNTISWRTPTQPLPMEHKPRAVFERLFGDGESTDVASRLARIRKNKSILDFVANDVSRQMDRLGEGDRAKLSEFLDSIRDVETRVQKAEQNATKELPTVDRPVGIPGYEEHVKLMLDLLLLAYQTDTTRVSTFMLAREYSELVYTQIGATEPHHPLTHHRGIPSRIEQAGKINAYHAKLYGHFLERMKSTVDGDGSLLDHSIMIYGAGMGDGDIHNQWNMPIAVFGGGAGRIKKSGMHIKYPKGTPYSNFHAMLLNLVGMPTEKFGISTAKLDLGPAV, encoded by the coding sequence ATGATGATCTTCAAGAAGGCTATTCCGCGCCGCGCATTTCTGAGCGGGGTGGGTGCCGCAATCGCACTGCCGTTTTTGGACTCGATGGTTCCGGCGTTCGCGGGAGCCCTCGACACCGCGGCGACGCCGGCGTTACGCATTGGGTTTACCTATTTGCCGAACGGAATTATCCGTGACCAGTGGCTGCCGGCCACCGAGGGCACGGGCTTTGAATCGACGCCCATCCTGTCGCAGTGGGACAAGGTCCGCGATCAGACTTTGATCCTCAGCGGACTCGACGGCGGCAAGGAGTTCGTCGGCGGACACGTGCGCGGCTCGGCCATGTGGCTGACCGGCGCGGAGCCGAAGAAGTCCATCAACGACGTCTATTGCGGCGTCTCGGTCGATCAGATGATCGCGCGCGAGTTTGGCAAATCGACCCAGCTCGACTCGCTCGAGTTGTGCATCGAGGATGCCGCCGAGATCGCCGGTCAGTCCCAGGGCGGCTACAACGCAGCCTACACCAACACCATTTCCTGGCGCACGCCCACGCAGCCGCTGCCTATGGAGCACAAGCCCCGCGCGGTCTTCGAGCGCCTGTTCGGCGACGGCGAATCGACCGACGTGGCTTCGCGCCTGGCGCGCATCCGCAAGAACAAGAGCATTCTTGATTTCGTCGCCAATGACGTCAGCCGCCAGATGGACCGCCTCGGCGAAGGCGATCGCGCCAAGTTGAGCGAGTTCCTCGATTCCATCCGCGACGTGGAAACCCGTGTGCAGAAGGCCGAGCAGAACGCGACCAAGGAACTTCCGACGGTGGATCGACCCGTGGGCATCCCCGGCTACGAGGAGCACGTCAAGCTGATGCTGGATCTGCTGCTGCTCGCTTACCAGACTGACACCACGCGCGTCAGTACTTTCATGCTGGCCCGTGAGTATAGCGAACTGGTCTACACCCAGATCGGCGCCACCGAGCCGCATCACCCGCTCACCCATCATCGCGGAATTCCCTCGCGCATCGAGCAGGCCGGCAAGATCAACGCCTATCACGCCAAGCTTTATGGCCACTTCCTGGAGCGCATGAAGTCCACCGTGGACGGTGATGGCTCGCTGCTCGATCACTCGATCATGATTTATGGAGCGGGCATGGGCGACGGCGACATTCACAATCAGTGGAACATGCCCATCGCCGTGTTCGGCGGCGGCGCGGGCCGCATCAAGAAGAGCGGCATGCACATCAAGTATCCCAAGGGCACGCCGTACTCGAACTTCCACGCCATGCTGCTGAACCTGGTGGGCATGCCCACGGAGAAGTTCGGCATCAGCACCGCCAAGCTGGACCTCGGCCCTGCGGTCTAG
- a CDS encoding thiazole synthase, protein MATTAQTTAASSDTLTIAGREFRSRLLIGTGKYQTFQEMARCLEASGSDMVTVAVRRVNISDRSQESLLDYIDTKKYFILPNTAGCYTADEAVRTARLAREVGLSNWVKLEVIGDEATLFPDNFQLVEATRILAKEGFVVLPYTNDDLISARRLVDAGAAAVMPLGAPIGSGMGIQNIANFRILRERITTVPLILDAGVGTASDAALAMELGAEAVLMNTGIALAQDPEKMALAMRHGVEAGRLAYLAGRMPRKLYATASSPLDGIVR, encoded by the coding sequence ATGGCCACCACCGCTCAAACTACCGCAGCATCCTCAGACACTTTGACCATCGCTGGCCGCGAGTTCCGCTCGCGCCTGCTGATCGGCACGGGAAAGTATCAAACTTTCCAGGAGATGGCGCGATGCCTGGAGGCCTCCGGCTCGGACATGGTTACGGTAGCCGTGCGCCGCGTGAACATCAGCGACCGCTCGCAGGAGTCGCTGCTGGATTACATCGACACCAAAAAGTATTTCATCCTGCCCAACACCGCCGGGTGCTACACCGCAGACGAAGCCGTGCGCACGGCGCGGCTGGCGCGCGAAGTGGGGCTATCGAACTGGGTGAAGCTGGAAGTGATCGGCGACGAAGCGACGCTCTTCCCCGACAATTTTCAGTTGGTGGAGGCCACCCGCATCCTGGCCAAGGAAGGTTTCGTCGTACTGCCCTACACCAATGACGACCTCATCTCCGCCCGCCGGCTGGTAGACGCCGGAGCCGCCGCGGTCATGCCGCTGGGCGCGCCCATCGGCTCGGGAATGGGCATTCAGAACATCGCCAACTTCCGAATTTTACGGGAAAGAATCACCACGGTGCCGCTCATTCTGGATGCGGGCGTGGGCACCGCCTCCGATGCCGCGCTGGCCATGGAATTGGGCGCGGAAGCGGTTCTGATGAATACGGGAATCGCGCTGGCCCAGGACCCGGAGAAGATGGCCCTGGCCATGCGCCACGGCGTGGAGGCGGGCCGGCTCGCCTATCTCGCGGGTCGCATGCCGCGCAAGCTCTACGCCACGGCCTCCAGCCCGCTTGATGGGATCGTTCGCTAG
- a CDS encoding methylmalonyl-CoA mutase, with amino-acid sequence MSNPPTKKPAPFQTASQIPVKSAYTQNDLRDFDARAQLGEPGAFPFTRGIYPDMYRGRVWTQRQYAGFGTAAESNRRYRYLLSQGQSALSVAFDLPTQMGLDSDHPLAVGEVGRVGVAICGLPDMETLFDGIPLDTISTSMTINSTAGILLALYVAVARKQGRDPHRLTGTVQNDILKEYIARGTHIYPPAPSLRLTTDLFAWAAREVPAWNVISVSGYHIREAGSTAVEELAFTLANAIAYLDAARTAGLDIDSIAPRVSFFFNCHNDFFEEIAKFRAARRLWAHIVRDQFGSANPRSQMLRFHTQTAGSTLTAQQPEMNVVRTTLQALAAVLGGTQSLHTNAQDEALGLPTESAARLALRTQQVIAAESNVISAVDPLAGSYFIESLTNEIALRASELLQQIAEMGGMLRAIESGFVQRKIQQSAFRQQRNLDSGEQQVVGVNCFQSDNKAALPVFQIDPRIEDNQIARLREMRARRNAQRAAEAIQAVEQTARTADNLMPAILAAVEAHATVGEISSGLRNVFGEYKEGVVW; translated from the coding sequence ATGTCCAACCCACCCACAAAGAAGCCAGCGCCGTTTCAAACCGCCTCGCAGATTCCCGTGAAGTCCGCTTACACTCAGAATGATCTTCGCGATTTCGATGCGCGCGCTCAATTGGGTGAACCCGGCGCGTTCCCGTTTACGCGCGGCATCTACCCCGACATGTATCGCGGTCGCGTCTGGACGCAGCGGCAATACGCCGGCTTCGGCACGGCGGCGGAATCGAACCGGCGCTACCGATACCTGCTCAGTCAGGGCCAGTCCGCGCTCTCCGTCGCCTTCGATCTCCCCACGCAGATGGGACTCGACTCCGATCATCCGCTCGCCGTCGGTGAAGTTGGGCGCGTCGGTGTCGCCATCTGCGGACTGCCGGACATGGAGACGCTGTTCGACGGGATTCCGCTCGACACCATCTCCACTTCGATGACCATCAACTCCACGGCTGGCATCCTGCTGGCGCTCTATGTGGCCGTGGCCCGCAAGCAAGGCAGGGACCCGCACCGCCTGACGGGAACCGTGCAGAATGACATCCTGAAAGAGTACATCGCCCGTGGCACGCACATTTATCCACCCGCTCCCTCTCTGCGCCTGACCACGGACCTGTTCGCATGGGCCGCTCGGGAAGTCCCGGCCTGGAACGTAATTTCGGTCAGCGGCTATCACATCCGCGAGGCAGGTTCCACCGCCGTCGAGGAATTGGCTTTCACGCTGGCCAACGCCATCGCATATCTGGACGCGGCGCGCACGGCCGGCCTGGATATTGACTCCATCGCGCCGCGCGTCTCATTTTTCTTCAACTGCCACAACGATTTCTTCGAGGAAATCGCCAAGTTCCGCGCCGCGCGGCGGCTCTGGGCACATATCGTGCGCGACCAGTTTGGCTCCGCCAACCCACGTTCGCAGATGTTGCGTTTTCATACCCAGACTGCAGGCTCCACGCTGACCGCGCAGCAGCCCGAAATGAATGTGGTGCGGACCACCCTGCAAGCGCTTGCGGCGGTGCTCGGCGGCACGCAGTCGCTGCACACCAATGCGCAGGACGAGGCGCTCGGACTGCCCACCGAATCCGCGGCCCGTCTCGCGTTGCGCACGCAGCAGGTAATCGCCGCCGAGAGCAACGTCATCAGCGCCGTGGACCCGCTGGCCGGCTCCTACTTCATCGAATCACTGACCAACGAAATCGCGTTGCGGGCCAGCGAACTGCTCCAGCAAATTGCAGAGATGGGAGGCATGCTGCGCGCCATTGAAAGCGGTTTTGTGCAGCGAAAGATTCAGCAGTCCGCCTTCCGCCAGCAACGCAATTTGGACTCCGGCGAGCAGCAAGTTGTGGGTGTCAACTGCTTTCAATCTGACAACAAAGCAGCCCTTCCCGTGTTCCAGATTGACCCGAGGATCGAGGACAACCAGATCGCCCGGCTCAGGGAAATGCGCGCCCGTCGCAATGCGCAGCGCGCCGCCGAGGCGATTCAGGCCGTGGAGCAAACGGCTCGCACGGCGGACAATCTGATGCCCGCCATCCTTGCCGCCGTCGAGGCCCACGCCACCGTCGGAGAAATTTCTTCGGGATTGCGCAATGTCTTCGGCGAATACAAGGAAGGCGTTGTTTGGTAA